The Setaria italica strain Yugu1 chromosome IX, Setaria_italica_v2.0, whole genome shotgun sequence genome has a window encoding:
- the LOC101765004 gene encoding protein WEAK CHLOROPLAST MOVEMENT UNDER BLUE LIGHT 1 has product MEVLDSNGHRETRMQNAENPAPVSVKSPDMSLEVQEKLPHNLAEHQKELTSPVGHTVSSSPEMLSHIRPAQASKEEGDHAILPNKTEAKNISENGFTSVNTMPAAEMKSKENNMNHHKNIAVAQENIVKSEKGSEGSYRGLVDTTAPFESVKEAVTKFGGIIDWKAYRAKSLERRRVMQLELEKVQQEIPQFKEDWETAEVAKSHVMEELERTSRLVEELKHKLERAQLEVDQAKQDSELALLRAQEMEQGIDDEASVIAQTQMTVAKERHQKAVEELKLLKEELTSMHEQYAVLATERDVAIKRAEEVVAAAKDTEKQVEELTLELIASKESLEVAHASHHEAEEHRLGAALAKEQDCLAWEKELQQVQEELHQLNEQIVSKANVEAEIDGNEHKLLSLKSELAAYVDNKLNEEAGVIQEQGSDEAKEISRSIKQALVSKRKELDEYRGKLENAKTEANLIRVIAESLRSELDREKASLSTLQQSEGMASITVSSLDAELERTKQEIEMIHKKEAETREKMAELPRMLQQAAKEAEDAKMAAQSAQEELRKAKEEAEQTKAAATTADIRLRAVLKEIEASKASERLAVVAAQAMQESEETGSVGDSPRGVTLPINEYHALSKRVHEAEEVANEKVAAALAQIELAKESESRSLEKLHEASKEMDEKKSDLRIALERAEKANEGKLGAEQELRRWRAEHMQRRKAHEATKHAVSTVSTPPRTFDEHKSSHQEDDVFLTDPKLHRSTGSVDHFVSDEKVQKGSVDHFVSDEKVQKKKSFFPQLSTLLSRKAQTQT; this is encoded by the exons ATGGAAGTTCTTGATAGTAATGGTCACAGGGAAACAAGAATGCAGAATGCTGAAAATCCAGCACCAGTTTCTGTTAAGAGTCCAGATATGTCCTTGGAAGTCCAAGAGAAGTTACCTCACAATTTGGCAGAGCACCAGAAAGAATTGACGTCTCCTGTAGGCCATACTGTGAGTTCGTCACCGGAAATGCTATCCCACATAAGACCAGCTCAGGCATCAAAGGAGGAGGGAGATCATGCTATTTTACCAAATAAGACTGAAGCGAAAAACATATCTGAAAATGGTTTTACCAGCGTGAATACTATGCCAGCAGCTGAAATGAAATCTAAAGAAAACAATATGAATCATCACAAGAACATTGCCGTCGCCCAAGAAAATATAGTAAAATCAGAAAAGGGATCTGAAGGCTCATACAGAGGTCTTGTTGACACTACTGCACCGTTTGAGTCTGTTAAAGAGGCTGTCACCAAATTTGGAGGAATTATTGATTGGAAAGCCTACAGGGCTAAATCATTAGAG AGACGCAGGGTCATGCAACTTGAACTTGAAAAGGTTCAGCAGGAGATTCCACAATTCAAAGAAGACTGGGAAACTGCTGAGGTGGCCAAGTCACACGTGATGGAGGAGCTAGAGAGaactagtagacttgttgagGAGTTGAAGCATAAGCTGGAGAGGGCACAGCTTGAAGTGGACCAAGCAAAGCAAGATTCTGAACTCGCCCTGCTTAGGGCACAAGAGATGGAACAGGGGATTGATGATGAAGCTAGTGTAATAGCCCAAACGCAGATGACAGTTGCCAAAGAAAGACATCAAAAGGCTGTTGAGGAACTGAAATTGCTGAAAGAGGAGTTAACATCAATGCACGAACAGTATGCTGTCTTAGCAACTGAAAGGGATGTAGCAATAAAAAGGGCTGAGGAAGTTGTAGCTGCTGCGAAGGATACTGAGAAACAAGTAGAGGAACTCACTTTAGAACTTATTGCATCCAAAGAGTCTCTCGAGGTAGCCCATGCTTCACACCATGAAGCTGAAGAGCACAGACTTGGGGCAGCTTTGGCGAAAGAGCAGGATTGCCTGGCTTGGGAGAAAGAGCTGCAGCAGGTACAAGAGGAGCTGCACCAGCTCAACGAACAAATTGTGTCCAAAGCTAATGTGGAGGCCGAAATTGATGGAAATGAGCACAAGCTGCTTAGCCTCAAAAGTGAGCTAGCTGCCTACGTGGATAACAAATTGAATGAAGAAGCTGGAGTGATCCAGGAGCAAGGTTCTGACGAAGCAAAAGAAATTAGTAGGTCAATCAAGCAAGCTCTAGTTTCAAAAAGAAAGGAGCTTGATGAATACAGAGGGAAATTAGAAAATGCAAAAACTGAAGCCAACTTAATAAGAGTTATTGCAGAATCGCTCAGATCAGAGCTTGATAGGGAGAAAGCTTCACTTTCTACGTTGCAGCAGAGTGAGGGTATGGCATCCATTACAGTCTCTTCTCTAGACGCCGAGCTCGAGAGAACAAAGCAAGAGATAGAAATGATACATAAGAAGGAAGCAGAAACCCGGGAGAAAATGGCAGAACTTCCGAGGATGTTGCAGCAAGCAGCCAAGGAGGCAGAAGATGCCAAGATGGCAGCTCAATCGGCACAAGAAGAATTGAGAAAGGCCAAGGAAGAAGCTGAACAAACCAAGGCTGCTGCGACAACTGCAGATATCAGATTACGTGCAGTTTTGAAAGAAATAGAGGCGTCTAAAGCATCTGAGAGGCTAGCTGTAGTGGCAGCTCAAGCAATGCAGGAGAGTGAGGAAACAGGAAGTGTTGGTGATTCTCCTAGAGGAGTAACACTTCCTATAAATGAATACCATGCTCTGAGCAAGAGGGTTCATGAAGCCGAAGAGGTTGCAAATGAGAAGGTAGCAGCAGCCTTGGCACAGATAGAGTTGGCAAAAGAGTCTGAATCAAGGAGCCTAGAGAAGCTACATGAAGCATCCAAGGAGATGGACGAAAAGAAGAGTGATCTTCGAATCGCACTGGAGAGGGCTGAGAAGGCAAACGAAGGGAAACTTGGCGCTGAGCAGGAGCTGAGAAGATGGAGAGCGGAGCATATGCAGCGTCGGAAAGCCCATGAAGCTACAAAACATGCAGTTAGTACTGTGAGCACTCCACCAAGGACGTTTGACGAGCACAAGAGCTCTCACCAGGAAGATGATGTATTCCTAACAGATCCGAAGTTGCATAGGTCAACTGGTAGTGTGGATCATTTTGTCTCGGATGAGAAGGTACAAAAAGGTAGTGTGGATCATTTTGTCTCGGATGAGAAGGTACAAAAAAAGAAGTCGTTCTTCCCTCAGCTGTCCACACTTTTGTCTAGAAAGGCACAAACACAAACATAA